GGCGGGCGTGCGCAGGACAGAAATGGTGCCCGCCCAGGGACTGTCACAATCAGAAGCTCCAGGACGGCTAGTATGAGCAATTTTTCCGGCATGATCATGCTTAGTGATCTGCATGGTTTTTTTTGCGTCTTTAGCGGAGCGGGAGGGCACTTGCATGAGTGAGACGAAAGATTTGGATAATGGCGTGGGAGAGCACGGTCAGCATACGCATGGGCACCACGGTCACGAGCAGCATGGGCACCATGGCCATGCCTTGCGCATTGCCCTGGCTGGCAACCCCAACTGCGGCAAGACCACTGTGTTCAACGGCTATACCGGCGCTCGCCAGCATGTGGGCAACTATCCCGGCGTTACCGTTGATAAAAAAGAAGGGCACATTAATGTCAATGGCACGCGCGTCATCGTGGTGGACTTGCCCGGCACCTACTCCCTGACTGCCTATTCGCAGGAAGAGCTCGTGGCCCGGCAGGAACTTGCCAGTGACAACGTGCAGGCGGTCATCAACGTGGTCGATGCCTCGGCCCTTGAGCGTAACCTGCTTCTCACCGTGCAGATGCTTGAAATGGGCACTCCTGTGGTGCTGTCCTGCAACATGATGGACGAAGCGCGCAATTCGGGCGTGCATATCGCCATGGATCGCCTGAGCGCGCTTCTTGGCATCCCCGTGCTGCCCATGGTGGCCCGCACCGGTGAAGGCCTCAAGGAAGCCATGGAAGCCGCCGTTGAATTGAGCGGCAAGGGCAAGCGCGAGCCCATGCGCATTTCTTACGGCGCTGAGCTTGACGAAGCTCTGCTTGAGATGGAAAAGCGCATTGTGGCCACCAACCTGCTCACGGACCGCTACCTGCCAAGCTGGGTAGCCCTCAAGCTGCTGGAAGGCGATGACGTCATTTTGAACGAGGTACGCAAGGCCGACCCCAAAACCGCTGCCGAACTTGAAGGCATGCGCAAAAAAATCGCCGACCATACGCGCGTTACCCTCAACGCCAGTCTTGAGTCCCTCATCACAGACCACCGCTATGGCTATATCCGCAGCATCCTGCGGGACGGCGTTTTTCAGCAGGATCCCGGCAAGGATCGCCTGGCCCTTTCCGACAAGCTGGACAAGGTGCTCACCAACGCGCTGTTTGGCCCGCTGCTCATGATTGGCGTGCTGTACCTCATGTTCTACGTCACCTTTAAGGTGGGCGACTACCCCAAGGGCTGGGTTGAAGACGGCTTTGCCTGGCTTGGTGGATTTTTGGGCGACGTGATGGCTGACGGTCTTGCCAAATCCTTGGTCGTGGACGGCGTTATTGCCGGTGTGGGCGGCGTAATCAGCTTTGTGCCGCTGATCCTCATCATGTTTGTCCTCATTTCCTTTATGGAAGACAGCGGCTACATGGCCCGCGTGGCCTACATGATGGACCGCATTTTCCGCTTCTTCGGCCTGCACGGCGCTTCGGTCATGCCCTACATCATTTCC
This DNA window, taken from Desulfovibrio sp. 86, encodes the following:
- the feoB gene encoding ferrous iron transport protein B — encoded protein: MSETKDLDNGVGEHGQHTHGHHGHEQHGHHGHALRIALAGNPNCGKTTVFNGYTGARQHVGNYPGVTVDKKEGHINVNGTRVIVVDLPGTYSLTAYSQEELVARQELASDNVQAVINVVDASALERNLLLTVQMLEMGTPVVLSCNMMDEARNSGVHIAMDRLSALLGIPVLPMVARTGEGLKEAMEAAVELSGKGKREPMRISYGAELDEALLEMEKRIVATNLLTDRYLPSWVALKLLEGDDVILNEVRKADPKTAAELEGMRKKIADHTRVTLNASLESLITDHRYGYIRSILRDGVFQQDPGKDRLALSDKLDKVLTNALFGPLLMIGVLYLMFYVTFKVGDYPKGWVEDGFAWLGGFLGDVMADGLAKSLVVDGVIAGVGGVISFVPLILIMFVLISFMEDSGYMARVAYMMDRIFRFFGLHGASVMPYIISGGIAGGCAIPGAMATRTLRSPKEKLATLLTLPYMACGAKLPVFLMLAGAFFADDAPTVMFLIMLVGWVMALLVARLLRSSIVKGEATPFVMELPPYRMPTLFSLLLHCWERAWMYLKKAGTILVAISIIIWAGMTFPKMPEDMAAPFEQKIEQLEAQIAAFPEGAEERTALEEELTGVRDEQGEEELAYSIAGRLGKAIEPATMPVGFDWRTDIALLAGVAAKEAIVSTLGTAYAIGAQDPEDAAPLAERLKSDSNWSKATALSLMLFVLMYSPCFVALVVIKQEAGSWGWLIFSMVFNTAVAYVVALVAYQVGRSVWGG